The following nucleotide sequence is from Coffea eugenioides isolate CCC68of chromosome 10, Ceug_1.0, whole genome shotgun sequence.
AAAATCTATCTACATAATCTGCAACTTCGCGgtaaattttgatatttttcgCTCATGGGGGTCATAAGAATCAACCTCCTGAACCTGAAGAAAAGATGGCCAAATGTGTTAGTAAAATTTAACAAAGGTTCAAGTTAGTAGAATCTAAGCTGTAATCTAAAGTTCATCCTGAATACTTAATTAAAGGACAATGAGCCAATTTGCCACCACTGACCTGTAGCTGGGTTTGGAGGACTCAAGAGTTGCATGATAAGGGTTTTATTTTGACCGTACTATATGATAATTTCTATAAATTACAGTGGCAAACTACTAAATGGTGAAAGACCTAAGTCGTCATAATACAGATACACGTACAATTGTTGCTCAAGCTAACCCCCcacctcccaaaaaaaaaaaaaagaaacaaaaatctCTACACAGTTCTTCGATAAATTTGATCGAGGTAAAACTTGTCATGTCTCtagttaaaagaagaaaaaaaattatgcacAGCATAGAATAAGAAGATCCTCATTGCTATAAACAGGCAGTAGGCAAAATGGGTGACAGATGCTTGCAATGGAATACGTCCCTTCTAGCATATAGGACGGACAAACAAATAAGAGGGAATTTAGGATTTTGGccaatagaatttttttttttttttgtctttttttctgTAATTTGCAAATGGCCCACCGAAATCCAATCCAACCAACCACCTTATTAGAAATAATAATTGGCTAATTGATCGTCTCTACAATACACATGCATTTGCGCAGAGAGTAAATACGTGGCCATATTTATTTATCAAGACTAGGGGGAGTGCCGGCGCATTGCGCGAGTGTTTGGTGTCTATGATTAGAGATGACTTTTTATTGgaaaaataatattatattttggaaaaatataatcaTCAAATATAATAAAGTTAATAATAGTACATTGTAATTGCAGCACATACTTGTACACTTTGATTTATTAATGCTTTTACAATTCTACCACTCCCAAAAGACTTCTATAGAGATGTCAGTTGAAAATTGTCCAAGAGCAGACATAAGTTGATTCAGACAAAAGAATATTATGTAACGGTTAGTTAAGCAACTTGTTAATTGTATGATATGTTAATATGTCTTTGTGTCAATTGCGCAACAAAAGCCACACTTTAATTAAATGTGTTTATAATACCATTTCAGTAATTATACCAACACATAAGCTTATATGAGTTATATTCAATGCAAAAATGATTGCAAAATAATTTCGTATTTAAAAAATGCCCAAATGTCTCCATAAATTAAAACTTTAAATGTACCAAAATGAGAGCGTTTCAATAAATATACCTAAACATATGCTGCACTTAATTGTACCaaaagatttttaaaaaaaaactatatagCATTTCACGTTTCCAAAAAGTCCCTATCcatgcggttgaaattcaaaccCCCTTTGACcacaactcattcttatatagtataagaaAACATATCTTAGCAATTTTGCATATATCTTTTATTGATGTCATTCgcaattttttcctttaatcttTGGATTTTCTAACACATGATCTGACTCCAACTTCATTGACTCGAATGTTCAAATTCTTACATATACACGAAAGGTGACGAAAGGAGATATAATTCTGCATATATATTCCTTTAGCCGTATTGTGgataaaaggaaaatatatTTAGTATGTTATGACGATCGAATACGATGCACTTGGGAAGGGGAGGTCCATGCCCTATTTCCACAGGACAGTTGCAAAAGAACCCTTGAATAAAAGGAACGAATGTTAGGACCATAGTGGACGTCCCACATGGGGTCTTCAAATATGGTTTGAACACTACTGAATTTTgtatgtatttttcatttcaaCTCTTGATATTATAGTTCAATGTTTCTAGATTTGATTGGATTGGATGTAGATTTGGATGCCGAGGAACAAATGGCTTTTAGTGGAGCATGATCCTTGAGACACAAACACGCCTATTCTCCTATACTGCCTTGGGAGGCAACCTACCCTTctgccttctttctttttttttttttttaaagccaTTCCTCATCTCGTTTCTTCTCTAACCACCCTAAGAATCTTTAAAGTCAATTGTTACTCCTTATTAATTTATAAAAAACGGGATCATGTGCTAATTCTCCACGTACATACAAATGTTTCCTCAGTTTTGACGTACAACCAAAGATTATAACTTTGAGGAACTAAACAATATAACCAAGGATCGTTGTAGAAATTAAGTTCGGTGGGCAATATGTGAAATGACAATTATATATGCAGTGTTCCAAAATGAACGatgattatttttctttcacTCCAAACTAAAACTGATCCTGAATTACTTTCAAGAACAAGCTAGAAAGCAGAAGCACTTAGAATGATCCTATCCTAGCCCCCATCGATCGCGCCAAACGCGCCCACAGGAAGGTTGAAAGTGCATAGTAACATATAAAGCCAATCTTCTTGTCGTAAAGGATATACTAAAAAAACTAGAAACCACCAAAAACGAAATTGTTTATGATGCATGTAGAATTTTCCGTAAGATAGAAGTACATGGACAAAACCActgatcaaattattttttcatgGGAATCAGCTGCAAGTTGGCACATTTAGAACCACAAAGTAGCATGTTAGATTTAGAACCACAAATATGTTAGATTTTGTCAATCAATTTGAAACTCGTGTTACAAGTAAGAACAATTGACATCAGTGGAATTGCCTTAACGAAACACCCTTCATCTTTTGTTTGATGGAGTCATATCATCCATTGTAAGTGGAGAATAACAAGGGTAAGATCCAGAAAGTATCAATAATTCTCATAGTAGCATACGGAACAATTGATATTAGTAATTTTTGAGACCCATTTCTACCTCTCATAGCCACTTACCAAACAGCCCTTTTGTCATTTTGTTCAATGGAGCTACCTCTAATTGAAATTAGCCTGTTTTTAGGAAACTTAAAAAACGTTCTCTAATTAATTAGtgcttttttttgtttatatacaaaaaaaatttacctagaaaaaaaataaagaacaaaTTAAAAAGCATGTAAAAAGAAACAGCCACCAAACGGTGCTTTCATGTTACTACTATAAACCTAGATAGATTTTCAATCAAAGTTTTATCAAGAATTCCATGCAAATTAGGGCTGAAGAATTCCATGATCAGACGTGGATAGCCATGTGGGAAGGGAGATAGGCGATGTGGATTGCCTTCACGTGTCTAACGAGGGGCCAAAACGACGTCATCAGCGTTACTAGGGTAGTCGTAAAAGATCACCGCCTTCTGTCAGTGGTTCACGTGGATTTCTCGTGCATTCTATGACTTAGCAATCCACCCCACCCCTcttactttttcttttgaattctTATTTTAATTAGCAAATTACTCGAAAAAGCCATATCAAACTTTCTTTTCGAATAGCAGAGTTTTAATTATTCAACTTTTGAAAgtatgtatttatttattaaattatcaGAAATATAATTTTTGAACCATTTCTTTCGTTTTTACACCAATAAATTTGTTAGATTTAAGAGAGTCGCACAAGTCACAAGACATAACCAGATCTGACAAAGTTAATggagaaaataaatgaaatgattgaaaatttatatttttataatttaatgagTAAGTACATCCTCTTAAAAATTATTAAGCAGTCAAAACCTTGTTAGTGGTTACTCGGGGTAATTTGTTCTATTTTAATTTGGTAGAATAGAACAGCCCAACTACTTTTGCTCTGCTTGCACTGTCCATTATCAATCATCAATTGATGGAATCCCGTCTACTAAAATACGCCAACTACGACTGAATGTCAACTTTGCCTCCCGGCTATCACAAAAATTccagtgcttttttttttttttttttactttttctttggCATCTCAACAAGAAAAATTGCAAGTATGCAGCATTGGCAATCAGACTATCACCTTGTTCTGATTTGATTACTTCATAGTTCATATGATTTTAGATCcttcaaaatcaattttttaCCTTCTCGTTTGTTTTTATACTTAtgtcttaatttcttttaaccATCAAATACTTGCATGTATGGCCTTAGCAATCACATTATaggcttgttcttgatttgaTTGCTCAGTGTAAGTTTAGATTCTGATTACTGATAATCAATTGTTTTATTCTCACTTGTTTAAACATTTATATTTTCTaataatcattaaaaaaaagttaaaaccTATATATAAGCTACGAAATGTTATACTGCAACATCGTTCCAATTAGTAGTTCAGATTATCGTCCCTCGAATGATTCTCATCTGCATTTCAGTGCACAGATCCGAACAAGTTAGCATTTGATGAAAGGATGGTAGATGTTAACCAGAACATCATCATCAACCTCTAACAAAGTTCCAGAACTGGTTggtataaaataaatgacaaaagaAAGAGTGGAATGACACATTCTGGAACAGTAGGGGCGTACGCGAATGAGAAACCGGGTCAGTTTCAGACGGGACCTACAGGTGGCCGGTCTAAGGAGCATGTGCCGGTTATTTGACCTTGGGAGAGTGTTAATTCCCCAACCAATGTCCCACCAGTAATTGCAGCGGCCATGGTCCCAATTTTCATCCCCTTTCTAGTCTCTACGCAGCCGGCAATCCCCATTCCCCACCCTTCCCCACTCCAAGAATTGTACTGCTACTATCAAGAATTTTCTTTCAGACAAAATGATGCTAGGATAGTTTGCACCATAGCCGTCGAACCCTTTACCTCGGCGAAGAGCTTGATTATTTGTGATCGGAATCCTACAGAACTGGCTCGATTCTTGGGCTAAGGCGTACTAAAAGAATTGTTATAACTACCTTGTTTTCAAGCAAATGGTTACCTAATTTAGTACTACTGTTTAGTACTTGGTGCCTCTACTATTTCCAAAAAAGCGAAACAAGGGAAGtaatatataagtatatatacCATTTGGATTATTAATAATCTAGTTGCCAAGTACAACCATGCATGGCGAATGCAAGTCTAAGCAATTCCCATATGCATAGCTCCTGTCTTTATACAACCCTGCAAATCAGCAACAAAAGCTATCATCTTTCTAGTGAAGAcgatatgaaaatttttatgcTAGTACTTAGTTCTCATCCTTCTCAAAGTCTTCGCCCTCAACTACTAATAAACAAGTAACCAATTTCGTTAAGCATCTGCATAGTGCTGAACATTCTGATGAGCAGCTTGATGATGATAACCCTTTGTTGCCATAGGTAGATAACTCCCGCTTGACATTGGAACTGGGAATCCAATCCCCGTTGGCCTATTCGCCGCAGCCCGTTCCAGAGATTGCACTTGattcttcaagaatttcacgTAATGAATTGCTTCATCCAACATTGAAGCAGTGTCCATTTTAGTCCCGCCGGGGACAAGTCTCTGGAGTATCCTAATCCTTTCACTTATCCTCTCTCTTCGATGCCGGGCTGCTACACTCTGAGGATCCTTTGATATTTTCACATTCCTTCGCTTTGGTGGCTTCACGGATTCAGGATCAATGTGAATTGGCTGCATAGCTGCTATCCTAAAAATCATTTCCCTCATCGCAGCAACTGAATTCCGCTTCTGGGATTCCGTTGCGAACCCGTTTCCCCCCGCCAGCTCGCTTCTCCACCTTCCCGAGCTTGAATTGGACAGGAAAGGCAGCGCTGATGAAGGTTCCTGAGGGAGTTGTCCAGGAGAACAGGTGAAGGAGACGGATGGCGGTAGGTTCAAGAACGCGGATGAAGGAGCATGTGAATTATGATCAACAGCACCACTACTAGAATTGTTATTATTGCTTCCTTGATTAGTACTAAAATTCATCATGGGCAATTCGTGTATATCGGCGAATCCTCCGGTGAGTTCAGAGAGCTTGTCCATCTGCATCAGCAGCATCAAATCCATCTGGTCTTCGGGAGTAGACTTGTTGAAGTCAACGTCCATGGCGAAACAGGTTGCAACAATTCCTGTTTTTATACTAGTGAAACGAAGCCCCTGAAAATAAAGAtatattttggggaaaaaaaaagaaaaagaaaagaaaaggtggGCTACTGGGAAAAGAGGCAGAGAAAGCACTACACAAGTGCTCAAAAGCTGAGATTACTGGTGTGCAGAGGGATGGGTAGGGTAAAGAGAAGGGTGTGTAGACTGGGAGTTTTATCAGAATGTGCAGTCGCAGCGAAGTGAAGCAAAGAGAGAACTACTATTGCACACAAACACACTACTGGGTATTAGGTTTGCTTGCCGAAGCAATGAAGGGGACAAaaaggggaataaaatagtgaTATCGGGAACAGATTATCAATCCAGTGGGAATGCTATATATAGCAAGTGGGTTTCAATTTTACGCATTACATTAATGCTATTCCAGTATTTTAGTATTATCATGGAGTACTTCTCTTTCATTTCATGGTGTTTAGGAGTGTAATTAAGTCGAATCTAACTCTGAGCATTGTACTGTTCGATATCGACTCGAGTTAAAATATTTGAATTCTTCaaagtcaattttattttactttacttgaaCTTAAACTCGTACAAATCGAGCCCAATCGAGTTTAATTAAACTCAATCAAGTTtaagaaatataaatttatattttattaattttaatcGAGAGACAAAATAGACATTTCATACTAATagataaaaatattaaataaatatatgtgtgtgtgagAGAAGCTCAATTAAGTTCGATTAAACTCGATAAGCTTTATATATTAAGTCGAGCTCGACTCATCATGTAGTTTGAACTGCTTGAACTCAAACTCGGTCAATGCCAGTTCTTGCTCATACTTTAATCGAGCAAGTTTGGAAACATAGTTGATTTAACTTGACTTGTTTGCATCTCTAATGGTGTCACAAGCTCAAAATAAGGTATTTTTCTATCCTGAGCTGCATCAAGGGTTATCAAATTTAGAATGAAGGAAATCACTGATGGGATTTACAAAATATAGCACTAGTGTgaaagtacaattacaaaatatGCAAGCAAATCACTGATGGGATCATACTACACATACCATAAACGATAATCCCAAATTATTTTATGCAAATCGATGGTGTAATATAGAGTTCTTTTAATTGGCATTGATAATTGCAAGTGCTTTGTTCGGTTGAAGTCACCACTCACTGTACATAGAACTAGGCAAATGagaaaaattttctttattcggGTCCAAATAGGGATTCTAtttactagttttttttttttttcctccaaacGATAGCAGATTCTATTTACTAGTTGATAAATGTCCGTGGCATAACTTGCAGGCATCTTAGTTAAAAAATAATAGCTAGCTCTGAAGATGAAAAGGGCAAGAAGGCTTAAAGGTTATATTAGCAGAAGAAGAATTTGGCCCCCAGCATTTGAATGGTTCGGATCCACCAACTGCTCCAGAGGATTGCCATAAGTGCTTTCGATGGTGCATGAACgagttttttcttcttttttttttttgtgtgggATATATGCTTTTGAGTGGAACACTGATGAGAGACTAAACTTTGCCTTAAAAATTACTTTCTTTTAAGAGCGCTAAAACCCCACTCACATGACATGAGTCAGAGGTCTCACCAGACCCCTTTTAATGAATGATTCACCCCAGCACGActcaacccaacccaacccaaaaACAAATCAACTCGGTCGCCGGCCGGCTGCGGTGCCGGTGATCAGATATGATAGATCAGGCGGTGGGGGCCTCCTTTATTATGATAGTATCAATTTATCCACAAGTGCTGCAGCTtcagctaaaaaaaaaatgccccGCCCCCTGGAATGGAACGTTTCTCGAGGTGGATCAGGTTCCTCTGCTGCAACTGTTTCATGTGCTGGGTCTTGCCAACTAACTTTACCACCGGTAAACTCAGCCCCCCATCCCCCTTCTCTCTTTCCCACCTTCTCATTTTTATGCCTGCCTTACGTAAAATCCTCTCATTCCATTTTGCATCCAAAGCTCATCAGTATGTTTAACTGTGGCTTTTCTGCCACAAGTTTTAATGCCAGAGCTTCATTTCTCGAGAATTCTTTTCCCTGGTTCTTTTGACTTGATACGTGTCAAATATTCACACTTTTATCATATCATTGATTACTAGGTCATAAGTTTTTCTGATCAATGTTAATGACAATTCACTTCTTTGTGATGACACTTCTACCTTCACCCTTTTAGCGCAGTTTCTTgctatgaaaaataaaatagtgaGAGCATCATTcacatttctttcttcttttttttttcgacagAATTAAATTCTAACTGCACAAACGAAAAACAATGACAAGAAAGTTGTGGGTTTGTCACATCTGAACAAAATTGTAGTAATGGAAGTTAAAAACAGTGTTAATAATCCTATGTCAAAATGGAGGGTTCATTTCTCAAGACTATCAAATTATTACCTTGATTGCATGTAGCGAGCAAAccctaaaatcaaaatttacttACCCTGAGTCGACATAACATTTGTTAACTAATGATTCCGCTAAAGTCTGTATATATACTTCCTCTTAAAACGTTTATGTATCACTCCAACATTAGTTTGATCAACAACAATTGTTGTTCAGATAAATCAAATTGTTTTCAAATCTCTGTTCTCTCACCTACTTCCCATAAATCGGTATCTGGATTGTGTAGAATGGTCTGCAATCAGACCATGTAAAGATGTATGTATTGATGGGGACAGGTAACAGGTATACCTAAGAAGAGTGTCTTAACACAAACAGAAGACCTTTGGGAAGCGACAAAGGTTGATTGTACTAAAAGACAACATCGTATTAATTGTCTCACGACCAACTATTTTGTGTGTAACTTCGGCTCCATTAATTCTAGACTCGGGAGGCTTGAGAGAGACTTGAGAGTTACTGGTGTCTGGtgttaattttataaaaaaaaaaaaaaaaaaaaaaaaaacccatcaAAACTACTGCATGCTCACGAAATTTTCCATGCACGTAACCAAATGCATGTAAATTTAATATCTAGTGCTTAAAAATGTGATTGATCTGCAGCCTAGGTTCAAAGAGGAACGCACCAAATCATCAGCGAGAAAGGGTTTCTGTAACCtaccctttaattttttttcaacagTTCTTTCGATACCTTCGAGATGGTTAGCAGCATTTCTATGGTATGAAATGTGCAAAATGTGATAGTTCATATTGGATGATAACATGGCTTTCACTATCGCTTCTGCCAATGGATATTTTGCATGGTCCATCCTTTTGGCGTCggttcttccttttcttttctttttttttttgtaatttttttgggTCCTTATTTTAAAGTGCATGTTTATGGCTGCTACTCTGGAAAGACTTTGATTATCATATGTTAGAAGCTTGGTGTCGACATATTTCTGAACCAATTATTTTGCTTCTAAACAATTGGGTTCCGAACGTTACATGCTTGCATCTATGTACAACTAGAATTTCGAAAACATCGGTTAAAAGTTCATCATTGGTTCAACAGAAATGCTATGTTTGTACTTAAAATCATACGCATAATTTGTCATAGTGTCTCTTCTTGCTCATTTCATTTACAACAAAATAAAAGTAGCGTCCACATCCGGGACAAGTGAATCGATAAACTATAGCCTTAATGTGCTGGAGATTCTCTAATTCATTGAAGCCCAAAAATAAACAGCTGAGATTTCTTTACGTTACCTAGCGGATCCAGTTGTACTCTGCAGAAGTAATGGGGGAGAAAATGATAGTATGACAGAAACtagaaagagaagagaaaagaaaagaagcatgTGTTGTTTGCGGGGATTTTGATTGGCTTCTTTCTTGCAACATCTAGccaaaacacaagaaaaaaTCTTGAGCACCCTGATTTCAGAGAACGGTCCCAAGCCCAAGCAACGAGCAGAATTACCACCACTACAACTAGCTATAGAGCATTGACCCGCCCCTTCTCATCTcatcactttctctttccatGCATTAGAAAATGGAATAAAATACTGAATTTTATCAACAGGACATGAATAAAGCGACATGTTCTCTGCAAGAAGATGTTCGATAGGATAAAAAGAATCCAGGAGGGAGAGATTTGGTTGTTTGTTGGGGTTTTTTACACCGCATTATCACGGTTGCACCACCTTATCTTCTCTCCCCCACAACCCATTTTAATATAATACCTCTAAGCATTTATGGTATATACTTTAATCAATAAATACCCTATCTTGCAAAAGGATCCCACAATAATTCTCGTTTCACCCCAGTTTCCTAACCCTTCCTTTCTCATCGGGAAATGCAGGCAGAAGAGGCAGGGCTCAGAATAGAAACAATTTGCTTTGGTTGATGAGACAGTGAACCTGGTCCCACTTTTCCTCTCTCATTCATTCTCTTTCCACATGATTTTCATCGCTTCTACTTCAATGTTGATTGCTTGGTTGCCAAATTGCAGAAACAAGGCAGTCAAAAGAGTCATGCCAAATTGCCCATTTGTTGGGCTTCAGTGTTTGTGCTCTCATTGTCACAAAGTACGCCTTTCTTGGAAAGGAATGGAGTTTCTTGGACTAGATCTTTCTCTCTGCCTTGTTGGTTAGGAACTTCTCCAATTCCTTTGTTGGGTCATGGGTGTGCGTGTGGTGTGATTCAACGGGTGACACACTCACATTACTGGTCTTTCCCCAACTCCTTTGGACAACAAATTTATTGGCGTTACATTCTTCCTAAAGATCTAGTTGAAGGCCAGACAGGGAAAAAGTCCACTACTTAATGATACTACTACAACTAGTACCTTGGCTTACGAATGCTTGCGATGTGGAGCAGTAACGATTATGTTTTGCTCTTGTCCATAGCCATTGCTATCAGTAGTTAACTTCGTCGAGAAACTATTGAAACTGAATGAATGCATAAAATGCACCTGAAGAAAGAAAGGGGATCGTTTGTACTTGTACCTCTTCCATTTTTTCATAAGCATGTCAGGCTAGGTATTTACCATCTCAAATTCCTTTTCTATTCAATCCTTTAAAAGCAGATTGAAAAACCCTGTGACAAGGAGCTCAGGTAAGTTGGAGTTGGAGGGCAAGTTGTCCAATTGTATGTGGCTTTTAGCAATAGAAAACCTTTTTATTTGCTGGTTTTCAGCATAGTACAAAACTCCATGGCGGCTCAGTAGCAGATCAATGAAGATATAAAGATGTCAATTTCACTTCCTCGCCGTTTGAAGATTGGCACGGCACTATTGCGACTCCTCTAGAAACATGTACCCTCCAAtgtttttaactttttaacTTGAGATCGAGACAGAAAAATGTTGAAAATTACGTAAAACTGAAACAGTCAACATAAACCGCTCAAGAAGTTCAAATGATCGACAGGTATATTAACCTACTTATACAAAAATAGCACGGCCAAAATAAAGTGCTTGCTGCAGGCAACTTAACTTTTACCTGTTCAACCAGCATCAAAAGATTCGTATGTTTGAAGCGGGCAGCTAAAAATCTCTCGACATTCAACGTCAAGCATAATAGACGACTCTTGGCAAAAAGTCTCAAAGAAATTTTGTATGTTCAAATGGAAAAGTCAATAGAAATTAGATAATACTTCGCACGTTTAGGCACTGGAAGATTTAGGCAAAGGAACTTCAAACTTCACTACCAAGTAATAATTCAAGTTTTAGTGGTCGAGTAAAATCCAACATGAGAATGTGTCGTTTTCAGTGGACCAAATAGGAGCTATATTGCTATCCGGATCTTTTCTTTTCCAGAGAACGTGCTTTCTGGTATATTCTACTGAAAAACTACCTTCTTTTTGAACAATTTGCATCTCGGTTTAGATgaatcccccccccccccttcttaTTTGCTGATATACGTAAGAGATAAAGCAGATGAGATCCTTATCGTGACTAAACAGGTGGACATGAGGAAAGGGAAATTCACGATGTGGCGATGGCAGATAAAATAACTAATGGATTAGAAAGAGACCATCTTTAGAACTTACATCAGAAAATCTAGTATTTCATTGTCAAGATCAGGTGATAGTGAAGTTTACCATAAATAAATAGTGTCCCAGCTAAACTTTTGTGTGCTGAAAGTAAAACCAGAAGCTGAAATAAACTTACTCCATTTTGTCAAAATGCATCTTTACTTTTGACAAAACAGAAATACCATGCCAACAATGTATTCAGATTTTATTTCCTGCATCCTCTTTCCTactgaaagaaaaggaaaaacatggACAATGAATGAATTGCATGAATTATGGCCTTTTGCAGTGACTTCTGAATTTTAAGTCCTACAGAAAATGCTTGGTTAAGCTCATGCAATTGACAACTCCAAGATGACATATCACATCAATGTGGAAGAAATAGTCATAAAAGACTTTACAGACCTAATCTTCGCAGCTACTGAAAATACAAGTCCATCTCTAAATTCATCTGTTAGTGACTTTCAAAGGGAgaagggaggaaaaaaaaatgagagagagagaagaggagaagaagaagaaaagaactaGTCCTCAAGTAAGCTAGTACTACGTATAAATTAGAAAAAGATAAACCGGAGgaacaaaaaatttcatttaGTCAAACAAGAAGATGATAAGTAGGTAAAACCAGAAGCTCTACCAATAATACTAGAAGTTGCAGCAAAAAGAACGTGATTGTCTTACATATTGTGTCTGCTGGCACTCTCATGCTCATTTCCATCCAAAAGCTCAGATACACAGAACTGATGTAAATTTTCATACATTTTCTTCCATTGCTGGACCATTTGCATGGATCTTTTGCGCTCAAGCTTTAGCCTTTCCATCTCCATTTCAGTAGCAGCAGAAGAACCTTGTTGCTAAAATGACAAGGGCCATACAcacacttcagattggcttaaAAACCAGAATACAAATCAAACTGAATCAATGAAGATTTACATTGCATGAGATGATAAAAGATAGACATGGTAGGATCAATATCATCTGTTTTTAACCTCAATAATTCAGGTTTAGTCATCTTCCCATCGTATATAAGTCCTAACAGGACATGCAATTTATCCAAAATACAGCCATATCATGGTAAAAGGACGTTAAAGGACCTGAAAATTTTATGTGCAATTCATAA
It contains:
- the LOC113748643 gene encoding transcription factor HEC2-like, with the translated sequence MDVDFNKSTPEDQMDLMLLMQMDKLSELTGGFADIHELPMMNFSTNQGSNNNNSSSGAVDHNSHAPSSAFLNLPPSVSFTCSPGQLPQEPSSALPFLSNSSSGRWRSELAGGNGFATESQKRNSVAAMREMIFRIAAMQPIHIDPESVKPPKRRNVKISKDPQSVAARHRRERISERIRILQRLVPGGTKMDTASMLDEAIHYVKFLKNQVQSLERAAANRPTGIGFPVPMSSGSYLPMATKGYHHQAAHQNVQHYADA